Proteins encoded by one window of Haematobia irritans isolate KBUSLIRL chromosome 2, ASM5000362v1, whole genome shotgun sequence:
- the pr gene encoding 6-pyruvoyl tetrahydrobiopterin synthase purple has translation MSQQPVAYLTRKETFSACHRLHSKHLSDAENLEIFGKCNNPNGHGHNYTVEVTVRGPIDVRTGMVMNITDLKIAMDGVIFKQLDHKNLDKDVDYFTNTPSTTENLSVFIWDNVRQALKRPELLYEVKIYETDKNSVIYRGPYLQNGQYMSNKRSEKTNCTNISSDSD, from the exons ATGTCTCAACAACCTGTTGCCTATCTAACGCGCAAAGAGACCTTCAGTGCCTGTCATCGCTTACACAG TAAACATTTAAGTGATGCTGAAAACTTAGAGATATTTGGCAAATGTAATAACCCTAATGGCCATGGACATAATTATACGG TTGAAGTTACCGTTCGCGGCCCAATTGATGTACGCACTGGCATGGTTATGAATATAACGGATTTAAAAATTGCCATGGATGGAGTTATTTTTAAGCAACTGGAccataaaaatttggataaagATGTTGACTACTTTACAAACACa ccTAGTACTACAGAAAACCTGTCAGTATTTATATGGGATAATGTACGTCAAGCTTTAAAGCGTCCAGAACTATTGTATGAAGTTAAAATTTACGAAACAGACAAAAACTCTGTTATATATCGTGGACCTTATTTACAAAATGGACAATATATGAGCAATAAACGTTCAGAAAAGACAAATTGCACCAATATTTCTTCGGATTCAGATTAA